One Desulfonatronovibrio hydrogenovorans DSM 9292 DNA segment encodes these proteins:
- a CDS encoding aldehyde dehydrogenase family protein, with protein sequence MIPPEQVFSAQKRFFLQGRTRDTDFRIRQLKKLEAGIRALEKDILEAIRLDLGKSSFEAFCTELGVVYQELKLALKKTRKWSSPVRVRTSLINWPGKSRIIPEPYGTVLILGAWNYPFQLTLAPLIPALAAGNTAVIKPGETASRTSGIIARLINSCFEPEYVHVLEGGADLASDLVDMPFDKIFFTGSTRVGRMVMARAARNLTPATLELGGKSPVLILSDADLDAAARRIAWGKVINSGQTCIAPDHVLVHESRARELIKLLSLEFDRYIRPGHADFLPRIINAAHFDRLDRLVDPAKVAYGSIRDRDRLFFSPTILYPSSFDDPCMQEEIFGPVLPVIPYQDQDRTLEIISSLPRPLAFYLFTSSTRTARRIMNQVSFGGGAVNDVIMHAAGSDLPFGGVGSSGMGRYHGQAGFREFSNYKSILFKPARPDPGFRYPPWSAWKYRLARWFWS encoded by the coding sequence ATGATCCCTCCTGAACAGGTCTTCAGTGCCCAGAAAAGATTCTTCCTCCAGGGCCGGACCAGAGACACTGACTTCAGGATCAGGCAGCTTAAGAAGCTTGAAGCAGGTATCAGGGCTCTGGAAAAAGATATTCTGGAGGCCATCCGCCTGGATCTGGGCAAGTCCAGTTTTGAGGCCTTCTGCACTGAGCTGGGTGTTGTGTACCAGGAGCTGAAGCTGGCCCTTAAAAAAACCCGGAAATGGTCTTCCCCGGTCCGGGTCAGAACCAGCCTTATCAACTGGCCGGGGAAAAGCCGGATCATACCCGAACCCTATGGCACGGTCCTGATTCTGGGGGCCTGGAACTACCCCTTTCAGCTGACCCTGGCCCCCCTGATACCGGCCCTGGCCGCCGGGAATACTGCTGTGATCAAGCCTGGTGAAACCGCTTCCCGTACTTCCGGCATTATTGCCCGGCTGATCAATTCATGCTTTGAACCTGAATATGTCCATGTCCTTGAGGGAGGGGCCGACCTGGCTTCAGACCTGGTGGACATGCCCTTTGACAAGATTTTTTTCACCGGCAGCACCCGGGTGGGCAGGATGGTCATGGCCAGGGCAGCCAGGAACCTGACTCCAGCGACCCTGGAACTGGGGGGAAAAAGCCCGGTCCTGATCCTGTCCGATGCTGACCTGGATGCTGCTGCCCGGCGCATTGCCTGGGGCAAGGTCATCAATTCCGGTCAGACCTGCATTGCCCCGGACCACGTCCTGGTCCATGAATCCAGGGCCAGGGAGCTGATCAAACTGCTCTCCCTGGAATTTGACAGATATATCCGGCCCGGTCATGCTGATTTCCTGCCACGGATAATCAATGCTGCCCATTTTGACCGGCTGGACAGGCTGGTGGACCCGGCAAAGGTGGCTTACGGCAGCATCCGGGACCGGGACAGGCTTTTCTTCTCTCCCACCATTCTTTATCCGTCCAGTTTTGACGACCCCTGCATGCAGGAAGAGATTTTCGGCCCGGTCCTGCCGGTGATTCCTTATCAGGACCAGGACCGGACCCTGGAAATTATCAGTTCCCTGCCCCGGCCCCTGGCTTTTTACCTGTTCACCTCTTCAACCCGGACCGCCCGCCGGATCATGAACCAGGTCAGTTTCGGAGGAGGTGCGGTCAACGACGTGATCATGCACGCCGCAGGATCAGACCTGCCTTTTGGCGGAGTCGGGTCCAGCGGCATGGGCCGCTATCACGGTCAGGCCGGTTTCAGGGAGTTTTCCAACTACAAAAGCATTCTTTTCAAACCCGCCCGGCCCGACCCCGGGTTCAGGTACCCTCCCTGGTCTGCATGGAAATACCGGCTGGCCAGATGGTTCTGGAGTTAG